A DNA window from Malus domestica chromosome 12, GDT2T_hap1 contains the following coding sequences:
- the LOC103451179 gene encoding autophagy-related protein 18a-like gives MTAVSSPPFQFVLLDWTPDLLNTPNMAHPQPQSQQPPNSASDSEPGDSHSLSTQYPSPGPNLNPNQIPKIHHLSFNQDHGCFSVATDSGFRVYNCDPIRELLRRDSGQQGVGMVQMLFRYPILALVGGGPDPIYPPNKVMMWDDDESRCYGELVFRSEVRGVRLRGDRIVVVLEHQIFLYSVTGTLEHQIMTISNPKGLCEVSQSSGHPVLVCPGLHKGQVRVDHYGSKRTIFIGAHNYALSCLGLTQDGRLLATASSKGTLIRIFNALDGSLLQEVRRGAERAEIFSLAFSSGAQWLAASSDKGTVHVFSVKVDSGSLGGERSSSSSESSHPSPLGISSLSFMKGLSFSGVLPKYFSSEWSVAKYHLPEGLRYTVAFGHQRNTVVILGMDGSFYRCQFDPVNGGGMTQIEYHNFLKPEETS, from the exons ATGACCGCCGTCTCCTCCCCGCCTTTTCAATTCGTCCTTCTAGACTGGACTCCCGATTTACTCAACACACCCAACATGGCGCACCCGCAGCCTCAGTCACAGCAGCCTCCCAATTCGGCCTCCGATTCCGAACCCGGCGACTCCCACTCTCTCTCCACCCAATACCCAAGCCCAGGCCCGAACCTGAACCCGAACCAAATCCCCAAGATCCACCACCTGTCCTTCAACCAGGACCACGGCTGCTTCTCCGTCGCCACGGACTCCGGCTTCCGCGTCTACAACTGCGACCCCATCCGCGAGCTCTTACGCCGCGATTCCGGTCAGCAGGGCGTCGGAATGGTCCAAATGCTATTCCGCTACCCAATCCTCGCCCTAGTCGGCGGCGGTCCGGACCCGATTTACCCGCCCAACAAAGTCATGATGTGGGACGACGACGAGTCGCGGTGCTACGGCGAGCTCGTTTTCCGATCGGAGGTCAGAGGCGTCAGGCTCCGCGGCGACCGAATCGTCGTCGTTTTGGAGCACCAAATCTTTCTCTACAGTGTCACCGGAACGCTCGAGCATCAGATCATGACCATCTCGAACCCCAAAGGACTCTGCGAGGTCTCGCAGAGTTCGGGTCACCCCGTGCTGGTGTGCCCGGGGCTCCATAAGGGTCAAGTTCGGGTCGACCATTACGGGTCAAAGCGGACCATATTTATTGGCGCCCACAATTATGCGCTCTCTTGCTTGGGGCTCACGCAGGACGGCCGGCTGCTCGCTACGGCCAGCAGTAAAGGGACTTTGATTCGGATTTTCAATGCTTTGGATGGTTCATTACTACAAGAG GTAAGGAGAGGAGCCGAGAGAGCGGAGATTTTCAGCCTTGCTTTCTCCTCTGGTGCACAATGGCTAGCTGCGTCAAGTGACAAGGGCACCGTCCATGTTTTCAGCGTTAAGGTTGATTCGGGATCCTTGGGGGGTGAGAGATCAAGCAGTTCATCAGAATCCAGTCACCCGAGTCCGTTGGGCatttcatctctctctttcatgAAAG GTTTATCTTTCTCCGGTGTGCTGCCAAAGTATTTCAGCTCAGAGTGGTCAGTAGCTAAATATCACTTGCCGGAAGGTCTGCGGTACACCGTTGCCTTTGGCCACCAGAGGAACACGGTGGTGATCCTTGGCATGGACGGAAG CTTCTACCGATGCCAGTTTGACCCCGTAAACGGAGGAGGGATGACTCAGATTGAATACCATAACTTTCTTAAGCCCGAAGAAACCTCCTGA